In one window of Synechococcus sp. M16CYN DNA:
- a CDS encoding ABC transporter substrate-binding protein → MTQASCQPNTNSDRITVAFAGMITSLDPAQASTTNNLQLLRAIGDPLYTLSADGTLRPCLAASKPELSDDGLNVIIPLRTDVLFHDGSRFDAEAMAFSLRRFLRIGTLNYVVGDRIKAVEVLAPNILGLQLNNRSTSLESLLTSISLTPLSPQAYAKHKNSFLHDDFVGTGAYRLTSFNKQHQRLEPFERYWGKSPSNSGINLISLSNSTALFGALQSGEIDVLLSSSIDEDQRYVLNQSADQTLLHEAVGPAMKIGYITLLSNAAPFRDRRLRQAIALSIDREEISERVSYGLRRPLRSLIPPGLPGGTLASWPKYNPKRAESLLRQSGFCQGKRLEVPLTFRSNVPADKLLALTWQAQVQRDLSNCLELKLNGVESTAVYRRLSTGAFKAVILDWLGSYPDPEAYLTPLLSCTKTEGDICVDGEAAVSGSFWTSPGLQMLLKRSDSLRGISRETVLNKIERLTVNGAAYIPVWLESPRSWSQPGLKPPKYDRSGFVRLSRLQRIASHKN, encoded by the coding sequence GTGACTCAAGCAAGCTGTCAACCAAACACAAATAGCGATCGGATTACTGTAGCCTTTGCAGGCATGATCACCTCTCTAGATCCAGCGCAAGCTAGTACAACCAATAACCTTCAGCTACTTCGAGCAATTGGTGATCCCCTCTACACCCTTAGTGCGGATGGAACCCTACGACCTTGCTTGGCCGCGTCAAAGCCAGAGCTCAGCGACGATGGCTTGAACGTCATTATCCCACTCAGGACGGATGTGCTTTTCCATGACGGCAGTCGCTTTGATGCGGAAGCAATGGCCTTTAGCTTGCGTCGTTTCCTGCGTATCGGAACATTGAACTATGTGGTAGGCGATCGCATCAAAGCAGTGGAGGTCCTGGCACCCAACATCTTGGGCCTGCAGCTCAATAATCGCTCCACATCTCTTGAAAGCTTACTAACCTCTATTAGCCTTACTCCCCTGTCTCCTCAAGCTTACGCAAAGCATAAGAACAGCTTTTTGCATGACGACTTCGTTGGTACAGGCGCTTATCGATTGACTAGTTTCAACAAACAACATCAACGTCTTGAGCCCTTCGAACGATACTGGGGCAAATCGCCAAGTAACAGCGGCATCAACCTAATCAGCCTCAGCAACTCTACAGCACTGTTCGGTGCCCTCCAAAGCGGCGAAATTGATGTTCTCCTCTCATCATCCATCGATGAAGATCAGCGCTACGTGTTAAATCAGTCGGCCGACCAAACCCTACTTCATGAAGCAGTTGGCCCAGCAATGAAAATCGGATACATCACACTTCTGAGTAACGCCGCACCATTCAGAGATAGACGACTGCGACAGGCTATCGCTTTAAGTATCGATCGTGAGGAGATAAGTGAGCGCGTGAGCTACGGCCTACGCCGACCCTTACGATCCCTGATCCCTCCGGGTCTACCCGGAGGCACCTTAGCCTCCTGGCCAAAATATAACCCCAAACGAGCTGAATCACTTTTGCGGCAATCTGGTTTTTGTCAGGGAAAACGCCTGGAAGTTCCGCTCACTTTTCGGTCTAATGTTCCCGCTGACAAGCTCCTGGCCCTCACGTGGCAAGCCCAGGTGCAGCGAGACTTAAGCAATTGTCTTGAGCTCAAGCTCAATGGTGTTGAGTCAACAGCGGTATACCGTCGCCTCAGTACGGGGGCGTTCAAGGCCGTCATCTTGGATTGGCTTGGCAGCTATCCAGATCCTGAAGCCTACCTCACTCCTTTGCTGAGCTGTACGAAAACCGAAGGCGATATCTGTGTAGATGGTGAAGCTGCCGTCAGCGGAAGTTTTTGGACCAGCCCTGGCTTACAGATGTTGCTTAAAAGAAGCGACTCTTTGCGAGGGATATCGCGTGAAACTGTTCTTAACAAAATCGAGCGGCTTACCGTAAATGGGGCGGCCTATATCCCTGTCTGGCTGGAATCACCCAGATCCTGGAGTCAACCTGGTCTTAAGCCTCCTAAGTACGATCGCAGTGGATTCGTTCGTTTATCTCGACTACAACGAATCGCGTCTCACAAAAACTAA
- a CDS encoding ABC transporter permease: MGRTRDLLCYSATRLGLTPLVLWLIATLVFLLLRVAPGDPVDAVLGSRAPAVAKAAMRARLGLDQSLVDQYLSYLGSLLHGDLGQALIDQEPVRLIIERTLPASLELSVIALVSAVLIGFSIGFSGIARPEGRIDLGVRLYGLGTYALPPFWLAMTVQLVLATNLGWFPVGGRFPPNLLPPDGSGFYLWDSIFSGNWIALNGTIRHLVLPAGTLAVLLSGTFTTALRLNLRRTLRGDYIEAARSRGLSERQVILRHALPNALLPILTIIGITVASLIGGALLVEVTFSWPGIALRLQEAISQRDYPVVQGIVVVIAALVVLVGIGVDLLIAVLDPRVRY; this comes from the coding sequence GTGGGACGCACGCGCGATCTTCTTTGCTACAGCGCAACGCGCCTGGGATTGACACCACTCGTGTTATGGCTAATCGCCACCCTGGTATTCCTTTTGTTGCGAGTAGCTCCAGGTGATCCTGTAGATGCTGTTCTTGGCAGCAGAGCCCCAGCAGTCGCTAAGGCAGCCATGCGCGCCCGACTCGGCCTTGATCAATCGTTAGTAGATCAATATCTGAGTTACCTCGGTAGTCTCCTCCACGGGGATTTGGGACAGGCTTTGATTGATCAAGAGCCGGTGCGTTTGATCATCGAGCGGACTCTACCTGCAAGCCTCGAGCTCAGCGTGATTGCCTTAGTCTCTGCAGTCCTGATCGGATTCAGCATTGGCTTCAGCGGGATCGCTCGGCCAGAAGGCAGGATCGACCTTGGTGTAAGGCTTTACGGCTTAGGCACTTACGCGCTGCCGCCCTTCTGGTTGGCAATGACAGTCCAGTTAGTACTGGCTACCAATCTTGGCTGGTTTCCTGTAGGAGGACGCTTCCCACCTAATCTTTTACCACCAGACGGCAGTGGTTTTTATCTGTGGGACAGCATTTTTTCAGGCAATTGGATTGCCCTAAACGGCACGATCCGCCATCTGGTTCTTCCTGCGGGAACCTTGGCGGTTCTACTCAGCGGCACTTTCACAACAGCACTTAGGCTCAACTTACGGCGCACTCTTCGCGGCGATTATATCGAAGCAGCTCGCAGCCGGGGATTGAGCGAACGCCAAGTAATTTTGCGTCACGCTCTACCAAACGCGCTTCTTCCTATTCTCACAATTATTGGTATCACAGTGGCCTCTCTGATTGGCGGTGCACTACTAGTCGAAGTCACATTTTCATGGCCTGGCATTGCTCTTCGCCTTCAAGAAGCAATCAGTCAACGAGATTACCCGGTGGTTCAAGGCATCGTGGTAGTCATCGCAGCCCTCGTAGTGCTAGTAGGGATAGGAGTGGATCTCCTTATAGCTGTTCTTGACCCACGTGTACGGTACTAG
- a CDS encoding alpha/beta hydrolase, with amino-acid sequence METQSTTTKGLALLHGCLTGRSITTGLLSSLLLCPIGSWPARAIERLEFEIDGTVLPVSVADLRSFERLGDRSRSELATWLRLLDTESRKELISLFNAPVLTRRSLGQQLLNSWGAGPLIDALGSLIRVEGGGRISSSVVLPTLERLLLKQAQVSTLDVLQALPAQHLRLDLNALIDTANHWFKQLERHNGLMAALAAKPITHNGKPNPLSASFSGVPQSKASPWKEPQKLDLAVLHREGPIQLQIWSSSVFPSSPKRPWLLLMPGLGGSPEHFDWLAGTLAEASWVVVVVKHPGSDAAAVRAFLDGQQSFDGAKALRQRLADLNSVLEEQRKGQIPVEGTNVVLIGYSFGALTALLAAGASPVSGIDHRCRQSLAAIPVTNLSELLQCELADSRALKISPIYPQPIAVVGLNSFGGLIWPNYHQTQPLNIPLLLIGGTLDLITPPLDEQIALLSGLGHHPLSQAIVVEGASHFSPIRVGNQSESFRGNDLFQLNENLVGVNPLVVQKLIAMEMINFLEQLDSNVTAASVGHFNLGSIRWHRLNRNAAKRLIRNF; translated from the coding sequence ATGGAAACTCAATCCACCACCACAAAAGGTTTGGCATTGCTGCACGGATGCTTAACAGGAAGATCCATCACAACGGGCTTACTTAGTAGTCTGCTGCTTTGCCCGATCGGATCGTGGCCGGCGCGTGCAATTGAACGTCTAGAATTTGAGATTGATGGGACTGTTTTACCCGTATCGGTTGCTGATCTCAGATCCTTTGAGCGGTTAGGAGACCGCAGCAGATCCGAGTTGGCTACTTGGCTGCGACTGCTTGATACTGAAAGTCGTAAAGAGTTGATCAGTCTATTTAATGCCCCTGTCTTGACTCGAAGGAGCTTGGGTCAACAGCTCCTTAACAGTTGGGGGGCTGGTCCTTTGATCGATGCCTTGGGATCTTTGATACGCGTGGAAGGCGGTGGTCGCATCAGCAGTTCTGTCGTTTTACCAACCTTGGAGCGCCTGCTGCTCAAGCAGGCGCAAGTGTCCACACTGGATGTGCTGCAAGCTTTACCAGCTCAACATCTGCGATTAGACCTTAATGCGCTAATAGACACTGCGAACCATTGGTTTAAACAATTAGAGCGTCACAATGGTTTGATGGCTGCATTAGCTGCTAAACCCATTACGCATAATGGCAAGCCCAACCCACTGAGTGCCTCCTTTTCGGGAGTACCCCAATCCAAGGCCTCTCCCTGGAAAGAGCCCCAGAAACTGGACTTAGCGGTGCTACATCGAGAAGGACCGATTCAGCTCCAAATCTGGTCATCGTCTGTTTTTCCATCTTCGCCCAAGCGCCCTTGGCTCTTACTTATGCCTGGATTAGGTGGTAGTCCGGAGCATTTTGACTGGCTGGCGGGGACCCTAGCTGAGGCCAGCTGGGTCGTAGTAGTTGTGAAGCACCCGGGTAGTGATGCAGCGGCCGTTCGGGCTTTTCTTGACGGGCAGCAATCCTTTGATGGAGCAAAAGCATTGCGCCAGCGACTTGCTGATTTAAATTCGGTACTGGAGGAGCAGCGCAAAGGTCAAATTCCAGTGGAGGGTACAAATGTTGTGTTGATCGGATACTCATTTGGTGCACTTACCGCACTCTTGGCTGCTGGGGCTAGTCCCGTTTCTGGCATTGACCATCGCTGCCGACAGTCCCTAGCCGCGATTCCTGTCACTAATTTGTCCGAGTTGCTGCAATGCGAATTGGCCGATAGTCGTGCGCTTAAAATATCTCCCATTTATCCACAGCCGATCGCTGTGGTTGGTTTGAATAGCTTTGGTGGTTTGATCTGGCCCAATTATCATCAGACACAGCCTCTTAATATTCCATTACTATTAATAGGTGGAACACTCGATTTAATTACGCCCCCTTTAGATGAACAGATTGCCCTTCTCTCAGGACTAGGACATCATCCCCTAAGTCAGGCGATTGTTGTGGAAGGCGCAAGTCATTTTTCTCCTATTCGGGTAGGAAACCAAAGTGAATCTTTTCGGGGAAATGATCTATTCCAACTTAATGAAAATCTGGTTGGGGTTAATCCTTTAGTGGTTCAAAAGCTAATTGCCATGGAAATGATTAATTTTCTAGAGCAGTTGGATTCGAATGTAACAGCTGCTTCTGTGGGTCACTTTAATCTTGGATCGATCCGTTGGCACCGCTTGAATCGCAACGCAGCCAAACGTCTCATCCGCAACTTCTAG
- a CDS encoding MFS transporter: MPNLLWWWIEFPSGLRNVTRLRLLASIGAGGVMFMTPLIFHAINFSASQVGSGLALSALIGTLIRLLSGVLIDQGMRCSWPIRVTTLLAIIADMILLQANDYSHFLLGQLFLGSAAGFYWPAIELAVSLSCDRVPSGRGYALVRSADALGIGCGALIGTLASTQGLLRVVYGVEAICMGTTLLLISLHPLQDDRPFSHPSQPLKKNRRRGLPKLPTWLPPLLPVLTTSVIATCILALQQSALPLDLVQGSLLRPSLSGSSSSALISLQLLLLVILQWPVGRWLASRSLAFGLKISLVGFSLGCMLIALSSLSKFGTALVLISLFPMAFAQAAFLPTATEAIIEESPREHRGLAMALFSQCFTVSAIIAPLAGGALLDHQNNGLLLWLLMAMVCLVLLPTLHNLHPRLQKSDPTAL, translated from the coding sequence ATGCCAAACCTTTTGTGGTGGTGGATTGAGTTTCCATCAGGCCTGAGAAATGTCACCCGCTTAAGACTGCTGGCATCCATTGGAGCTGGTGGAGTCATGTTCATGACTCCGTTGATTTTTCATGCAATCAATTTTTCAGCCAGCCAAGTAGGCAGTGGCCTTGCACTGTCAGCACTGATTGGGACTTTGATTCGTCTACTTAGTGGTGTTCTGATCGACCAGGGCATGCGTTGCTCTTGGCCCATTCGAGTCACCACCCTGCTGGCCATCATCGCGGATATGATCTTACTTCAAGCGAATGACTATTCGCATTTTCTACTGGGTCAGCTTTTTCTGGGAAGCGCGGCGGGTTTCTACTGGCCTGCAATCGAGTTGGCTGTCTCCCTGAGCTGCGACCGAGTGCCATCCGGCCGAGGGTACGCTCTTGTACGCAGTGCTGATGCTCTTGGTATCGGTTGTGGCGCCCTAATCGGAACCCTGGCATCTACTCAAGGACTACTGAGAGTTGTCTATGGTGTTGAGGCGATATGTATGGGCACTACGCTTCTGCTCATCAGTCTCCATCCGCTGCAGGACGATCGGCCCTTCAGCCATCCAAGTCAACCTCTCAAAAAAAACCGACGTCGCGGGCTTCCCAAGCTACCTACCTGGCTACCGCCGCTGTTGCCTGTGTTAACCACAAGTGTTATAGCCACCTGCATTTTGGCACTTCAACAAAGTGCACTCCCCCTTGATCTAGTTCAAGGAAGTCTATTGCGACCAAGCCTCAGCGGAAGTAGTAGTAGCGCCTTGATCTCCTTGCAGTTGCTTCTTCTTGTCATCTTGCAATGGCCCGTGGGTCGTTGGCTTGCCAGCCGCAGCCTCGCTTTCGGCCTGAAGATCAGTCTTGTCGGATTCAGCTTAGGGTGCATGTTGATTGCCTTGTCTTCTTTGTCTAAGTTTGGTACAGCCCTTGTACTAATCAGCTTGTTTCCAATGGCTTTTGCCCAAGCAGCATTCTTGCCAACCGCCACAGAAGCTATAATCGAAGAATCTCCAAGGGAACATCGAGGTCTGGCCATGGCCCTATTCTCCCAATGCTTTACGGTAAGCGCTATCATTGCACCTCTTGCTGGTGGTGCGCTGCTAGACCATCAGAACAATGGCCTTCTGCTCTGGCTTCTGATGGCGATGGTTTGCCTGGTGCTGCTGCCGACTCTGCACAATTTGCATCCACGCTTGCAAAAAAGCGACCCGACAGCTTTGTAA
- the ychF gene encoding redox-regulated ATPase YchF, with the protein MLKAGIIGLPNVGKSTLFNALVANAQAQAANFPFCTIEPNVGTVSVPDDRLRLLTDLSKSQNTIPARIEFVDVAGLVKGASQGEGLGNKFLSNIREVDAIVHVVRCFEDDDVVHVSGSVEPVRDAEVINLELCLADLSQIEKRRGRLKKQVGTSQKAHLEDVALERIQRVLGQGGAARTVELSAEENALIKPLGLLTSKLVIYVTNVSENDLADGNTLCSEITTLAKLEGAETVRISAQVEAELVELGDEERADYLKGLGVGVNEGGLRSLIRATYRLLGLQTYFTTGEKETRAWTFKAGMTAPQTAGIIHTDFERGFIRARTIGWEKLLEAGSLIEARNKGWLRSEGKDYVVAEGDVLEFLFNV; encoded by the coding sequence ATGCTTAAAGCTGGAATCATTGGTTTGCCCAACGTGGGCAAATCCACTTTGTTTAATGCGTTGGTGGCTAACGCTCAGGCACAGGCTGCTAACTTCCCCTTCTGCACGATCGAGCCGAATGTGGGCACGGTGTCAGTGCCGGATGATCGTTTGAGGCTGCTGACTGATCTCAGCAAAAGTCAAAACACTATTCCGGCGCGGATAGAGTTTGTTGATGTTGCTGGCCTGGTGAAAGGCGCAAGTCAAGGCGAAGGTTTGGGGAACAAGTTCCTCTCCAATATCCGTGAAGTGGATGCCATTGTTCATGTCGTGCGTTGTTTTGAAGACGACGATGTGGTTCACGTGTCCGGCTCTGTGGAACCGGTTAGAGATGCGGAAGTAATTAATCTGGAGCTCTGCTTGGCAGACCTCTCTCAGATCGAGAAGAGACGTGGAAGACTCAAGAAGCAGGTGGGCACCAGTCAAAAAGCCCATCTAGAAGATGTTGCTTTAGAGCGGATTCAACGGGTGCTTGGTCAGGGAGGCGCTGCACGAACTGTAGAGCTCAGTGCCGAGGAGAATGCATTGATTAAACCTTTAGGGCTTCTTACGTCCAAGTTAGTTATTTATGTCACCAATGTTAGCGAAAACGATCTCGCTGATGGTAATACTTTATGTTCAGAAATAACTACACTAGCTAAACTAGAGGGCGCTGAAACCGTACGAATCTCAGCTCAGGTGGAAGCTGAACTTGTTGAACTAGGAGACGAGGAACGCGCTGATTACCTTAAAGGATTGGGAGTGGGTGTCAATGAAGGAGGTTTGCGAAGTTTGATTCGAGCGACCTATAGATTGCTTGGTTTACAGACGTATTTCACGACAGGTGAGAAGGAGACACGTGCTTGGACGTTCAAAGCCGGTATGACAGCTCCACAGACGGCGGGAATAATTCATACTGATTTTGAACGTGGCTTCATTCGAGCTAGAACTATCGGCTGGGAGAAATTATTGGAGGCTGGCTCTCTTATTGAAGCGCGGAACAAGGGATGGTTACGTAGTGAAGGGAAAGACTACGTTGTGGCAGAAGGAGATGTGCTGGAGTTTTTATTTAATGTTTAA
- a CDS encoding efflux RND transporter periplasmic adaptor subunit translates to MRPDRLTVALTLIALCGAWLMLVRSGLWGNRQRDLTPYVTTAKRGALSSVITASGELQAKRRVNVSPRKQGLLSELLVDEGDIVKTNQILAVMDRGDLDDRLQERQALLTQAEAQYTIKKQEFERRNKLFEMGVISADNFSAVQNEMLSRRAAMIAAQERLEQLEQERSELDIRAPFAGTITARYAEPGAFVTPTTAASATAGATSSSIVELSQGLEVSARVPESDIGRLGIGQAAQIRVDAFPDERFQAHVSEIAPRAMKQNNVTSFEVQLELMKPPQKLLIGMTADVDFKTGRSATKILVPTVAILTEGGRTGVLVVDQQKQPVFQEVQLGSSSGAQTAILEGLDAGTQLFIDLPPWAQNRD, encoded by the coding sequence ATGCGTCCAGACCGGCTAACTGTAGCTCTCACACTCATCGCCTTGTGTGGAGCATGGTTAATGCTGGTGCGTTCTGGCCTTTGGGGCAACCGTCAACGCGATCTCACCCCTTACGTCACAACAGCGAAGCGTGGAGCCCTGTCCAGTGTAATTACCGCCAGCGGAGAGCTACAAGCTAAGCGAAGGGTAAACGTAAGCCCTCGCAAACAAGGCCTCTTAAGTGAACTTTTGGTAGATGAAGGCGACATCGTGAAGACAAACCAAATCTTAGCCGTGATGGATCGAGGCGATCTTGACGATCGATTGCAAGAACGTCAGGCTTTACTCACCCAGGCAGAAGCCCAGTACACCATTAAGAAGCAAGAATTCGAACGTCGGAACAAACTTTTTGAGATGGGAGTAATCAGCGCCGATAACTTCAGCGCCGTGCAGAATGAGATGCTCTCCCGTAGAGCAGCAATGATCGCTGCTCAAGAGAGATTGGAACAGTTGGAGCAGGAACGCAGCGAGCTAGATATTCGCGCCCCTTTTGCAGGGACTATCACGGCCCGCTATGCAGAACCCGGCGCTTTTGTTACTCCAACCACTGCAGCATCGGCAACTGCTGGTGCAACAAGCTCCTCAATTGTAGAGCTATCACAAGGTCTGGAGGTATCAGCTCGTGTCCCTGAAAGCGACATTGGACGGCTTGGCATTGGTCAAGCTGCGCAAATCAGGGTTGATGCCTTTCCTGATGAGCGCTTTCAGGCTCATGTAAGCGAGATCGCGCCCAGAGCTATGAAACAGAACAATGTGACCTCTTTCGAGGTGCAGCTTGAGCTAATGAAACCGCCGCAAAAGTTACTGATCGGTATGACCGCCGATGTCGATTTTAAGACAGGCCGTAGCGCTACCAAAATCCTTGTTCCTACGGTTGCGATCCTAACGGAAGGTGGTAGGACCGGTGTTCTTGTGGTTGATCAGCAGAAACAACCGGTTTTTCAAGAGGTGCAACTGGGCAGCAGCAGCGGCGCACAGACTGCAATCCTGGAGGGACTTGATGCAGGAACACAATTGTTCATCGATCTGCCCCCCTGGGCTCAGAATCGCGACTGA
- the polA gene encoding DNA polymerase I: protein MPEVAIKPSLLLVDGHSLAFRSFYAFSKGREGGLATKDGRPTSVTYGFLKSLLDLGKTLKPQGVVVAFDTAEPTFRHKAHTKYKAHRGVAPEIFLQDLEQLQQILKDQMKLPLCISPGYEADDIIGTLANRAANAGWGVRMLSGDRDLFQLVDNSRDIAVLYMGSSRHYKGNRLTLIQEEEVMSKLGVMPNKVVDLKALTGDSSDNIPGVRGVGPKTAVNLLKENVDLDAIYATLAEVEAEGPKAGRGMIKGALKSRLRSDRDNAYLSRMLAEILVDVPLPREPELTLKTVDAEGLSSRLHGLELGSLVRQVSEFVAAFSTGGFSANADAEVAQLVHRSAAAPIATTATTKGSNSTQASTKIGSIPTLHPQLIESVEALDQLAQRLMHSKNMDAPVAIDTETTHLNPFKAELVGLGVCWGEATDALAYIPIGHRQLAEITEATPPQLPLETVLTALSTWLASPDHPKALQNAKYDRLILLRHGLTLGGVVIDTLLADYLRDAAAKHGLDQMAEREFGFRPTTYSGLVSKKETFADVEVALASQYCGMDVHITFRLALRLRQILGRMGSKLIPLLEQVEQPLESVLAQMEATGIRVDVPYLRTLSDEMGSTLRRLETEAKDAAGIEFNLASPKQLGELLFDTLGLDRKKSRRTKTGFSTDAAVLEKFEHDHPVVPLVLEHRTLSKLKNTYVDALPQLVEEETGRVHTDFNQAVTATGRLSSSNPNLQNIPVRTEYSRRIRKAFLPQEGWALLSADYSQIELRILAHLSGEDVLQEAYKNGSDVHALTARLLLDKDNVTADERHLGKVINFGVIYGMGAQRFARETGVRQAEAKEFLVRYKQRYPKIFAFLELQERLALSRGYVETILGRRRLFHFDRNGLGRLLGQDPFKIDLDMARRGGIEAQQLRAAANAPIQGSSADIIKIAMVQLQAIFLSQGLPARLLLQVHDELVLEVAPEAMDATRELVVSTMENAVKLNVPLLVETGIGSDWMEANKPHPAGRNLSPIIC from the coding sequence ATGCCTGAGGTCGCCATCAAACCCTCCCTCTTGCTTGTAGATGGTCATTCTTTGGCCTTTCGCAGCTTCTATGCCTTCAGCAAAGGAAGAGAAGGAGGTTTGGCCACGAAAGACGGGCGCCCCACAAGCGTGACCTATGGCTTTCTAAAATCCCTTCTTGATTTGGGTAAAACACTTAAGCCCCAAGGCGTTGTCGTTGCCTTTGACACAGCTGAACCCACCTTCCGCCATAAAGCTCATACGAAGTACAAGGCGCATCGTGGCGTGGCTCCAGAGATTTTCTTGCAGGACCTTGAACAGCTCCAGCAAATACTCAAAGATCAGATGAAGTTGCCACTTTGCATCAGCCCTGGATACGAGGCGGATGACATTATTGGTACCCTCGCCAATCGGGCAGCTAACGCAGGGTGGGGCGTTCGCATGCTCTCGGGCGATCGCGATCTGTTCCAACTTGTGGATAACAGCCGCGACATCGCCGTTCTTTACATGGGTTCAAGTCGTCATTATAAGGGAAACAGGCTAACTCTGATTCAAGAAGAAGAGGTCATGAGCAAGCTTGGGGTAATGCCAAACAAGGTGGTAGACCTCAAGGCCCTAACCGGTGACAGTTCCGATAACATCCCAGGCGTACGAGGTGTCGGTCCTAAAACAGCAGTTAACCTCCTCAAGGAAAATGTTGACCTCGATGCTATCTACGCCACCTTGGCTGAAGTCGAAGCAGAAGGTCCCAAGGCCGGCCGTGGAATGATTAAGGGAGCTTTAAAAAGTAGACTCCGCAGTGACCGTGACAACGCTTATCTCTCGAGAATGTTAGCCGAGATCTTGGTGGATGTCCCTTTGCCCCGAGAGCCAGAATTAACGCTAAAAACTGTAGACGCAGAGGGCTTGAGTAGCCGCCTTCACGGTCTCGAGCTCGGTAGTCTCGTTCGTCAAGTGAGTGAATTTGTTGCGGCTTTCTCCACGGGTGGATTTAGCGCTAATGCCGATGCTGAGGTTGCCCAACTTGTTCACCGAAGTGCTGCAGCGCCAATTGCCACCACAGCAACAACCAAAGGTTCAAATTCAACTCAAGCTTCTACAAAGATCGGATCGATACCTACTCTTCACCCGCAGCTAATCGAGAGCGTCGAAGCTCTTGACCAACTCGCGCAGCGGTTGATGCATAGTAAAAATATGGATGCTCCTGTCGCGATAGATACAGAGACTACACACCTTAATCCCTTTAAAGCCGAACTGGTGGGATTAGGGGTCTGCTGGGGAGAGGCAACAGATGCCCTTGCTTATATCCCAATTGGCCATCGGCAGTTGGCAGAAATTACTGAAGCCACCCCGCCACAGCTTCCACTGGAAACAGTACTTACAGCTCTATCTACATGGCTGGCAAGCCCGGATCATCCCAAAGCTTTGCAAAACGCTAAATACGATCGGCTGATCCTGCTACGCCACGGGCTCACGCTCGGTGGTGTGGTGATTGATACCCTGCTGGCAGACTACTTACGGGATGCCGCAGCCAAGCATGGCTTAGACCAGATGGCAGAACGAGAATTCGGCTTTCGACCGACCACTTACAGTGGCTTGGTCAGCAAGAAAGAAACCTTCGCTGACGTGGAGGTTGCACTTGCAAGCCAGTACTGCGGTATGGATGTTCACATCACATTCCGTTTGGCGTTGCGACTACGCCAAATTCTAGGCAGAATGGGGTCAAAATTGATTCCATTGCTCGAGCAGGTGGAGCAGCCGCTCGAGTCTGTCCTGGCACAGATGGAGGCCACCGGCATCCGTGTTGACGTGCCGTACCTCAGAACGCTATCAGACGAGATGGGCAGCACATTGAGGCGGTTGGAGACCGAGGCCAAGGATGCTGCTGGAATTGAGTTCAATCTTGCTTCTCCAAAACAACTTGGGGAATTGTTATTCGACACCCTTGGCTTAGATCGAAAGAAATCTCGGCGAACTAAGACAGGGTTCAGTACGGATGCCGCTGTTCTCGAGAAATTCGAACACGATCACCCTGTGGTACCTCTCGTTTTGGAGCATCGCACTCTGAGTAAGCTTAAAAACACATATGTTGATGCACTCCCCCAACTGGTAGAAGAGGAGACTGGCCGTGTGCATACCGACTTCAATCAAGCGGTGACAGCAACTGGTCGTTTGAGCAGCAGCAACCCTAACCTGCAAAATATTCCCGTCCGTACTGAGTACAGTCGTCGCATTCGCAAGGCTTTTCTTCCCCAGGAGGGTTGGGCGTTGCTCAGCGCAGACTATTCCCAAATTGAGCTGCGCATCCTCGCTCACCTTTCTGGAGAAGATGTGTTGCAGGAAGCTTACAAAAATGGCAGCGATGTACACGCTCTGACGGCTCGGCTCCTTCTGGATAAAGACAATGTGACTGCCGATGAACGCCACCTAGGCAAGGTCATCAACTTTGGTGTGATCTATGGCATGGGCGCTCAACGCTTTGCTCGTGAAACCGGAGTCCGGCAAGCGGAAGCGAAAGAGTTCCTTGTGCGATACAAGCAGCGTTATCCAAAGATCTTTGCTTTCCTGGAATTGCAAGAGCGCTTGGCCCTTAGCCGCGGTTATGTGGAGACGATCTTGGGCCGTCGCCGATTGTTTCACTTCGATCGCAATGGCTTAGGTCGTCTGCTGGGTCAAGATCCGTTCAAAATCGATCTTGATATGGCAAGACGTGGCGGTATAGAAGCCCAACAGCTCCGTGCCGCTGCCAATGCTCCTATTCAGGGCTCCAGCGCCGACATCATTAAGATCGCTATGGTGCAGCTACAAGCGATTTTCCTGAGCCAAGGATTGCCAGCCCGGCTGCTACTGCAAGTGCATGACGAGCTGGTTCTGGAGGTTGCACCTGAAGCGATGGACGCTACCCGGGAGTTGGTGGTCAGCACCATGGAGAACGCCGTAAAGCTGAATGTGCCGTTGTTAGTAGAAACCGGTATAGGTAGCGATTGGATGGAGGCTAATAAACCTCATCCAGCAGGCCGTAACCTCAGCCCCATTATCTGCTGA